A single genomic interval of Sinorhizobium garamanticum harbors:
- a CDS encoding GNAT family N-acetyltransferase: MMSSCSANITCRDAVIADMTACAGILNRWIDATAWMPRVHAATDVERHYRETVFADRAIIVADREGEVVGFLAQSPEAYVTALYVDERHRRGGVGARLLREAKKRAPDELNLWTFERNADAHRFYEREGFVAVGRTDGENEEGLPDILYRWHAAGGERS, from the coding sequence ATGATGAGTAGCTGTTCCGCCAACATCACGTGCCGGGACGCAGTCATCGCGGATATGACGGCATGTGCCGGTATTCTCAACCGCTGGATCGATGCTACGGCTTGGATGCCGAGGGTGCATGCTGCAACCGACGTGGAGCGGCATTACCGGGAAACTGTCTTCGCGGACCGCGCGATCATCGTTGCAGACCGCGAGGGTGAAGTCGTTGGCTTTCTCGCCCAATCACCGGAGGCCTACGTCACGGCGCTCTACGTTGATGAACGCCATCGAAGGGGCGGTGTCGGCGCCCGGCTGCTGCGCGAGGCAAAGAAACGCGCACCGGACGAGCTCAACCTGTGGACTTTCGAGCGTAACGCGGACGCACATCGCTTCTATGAGCGCGAAGGCTTCGTCGCAGTGGGGAGAACGGACGGCGAGAACGAGGAAGGTTTGCCCGACATACTCTACCGCTGGCATGCCGCCGGAGGTGAGCGCTCATGA